Proteins from a genomic interval of Polaribacter sp. Q13:
- a CDS encoding LysE family translocator: MDIYDFKNAFLIGFFMAFMIGPVFFMLIQTSILKGARAAIAFDLGVILGDITFILIAYFGSRSFLEKIKDDPRLFFIGGLVLIIYGLITYFDKQNKKEALASAETIEVPIQNNYIKLFFKGYFLNFINIGVLAFWLGTVLLVGPTLKMKPNSIFWYFATVILGYAITDLGKILLAKQLKNKMTPLVIYRLKRIMGIILVVCGVFLMLKGFIPNDKIDQLIN, from the coding sequence ATGGATATTTACGATTTTAAGAATGCTTTTTTAATAGGATTTTTCATGGCTTTTATGATAGGACCTGTTTTTTTTATGCTTATTCAAACCAGTATTTTAAAAGGTGCAAGAGCAGCCATTGCTTTCGATCTTGGCGTAATTTTAGGTGATATTACGTTTATATTAATCGCCTATTTTGGAAGTAGGTCGTTTTTAGAGAAAATAAAGGATGACCCAAGACTTTTTTTCATTGGCGGATTAGTATTAATCATATACGGACTTATTACCTACTTTGATAAACAGAACAAAAAAGAAGCACTAGCCTCTGCTGAAACCATTGAAGTTCCCATTCAAAATAATTATATCAAACTATTTTTTAAAGGTTATTTCTTGAATTTTATAAACATAGGTGTTTTAGCCTTTTGGCTAGGAACTGTTCTTTTAGTAGGGCCCACTTTAAAAATGAAACCAAATAGTATCTTTTGGTACTTTGCTACCGTAATATTAGGATATGCAATTACAGATTTAGGAAAAATTTTATTAGCCAAACAACTCAAAAATAAAATGACACCTTTGGTAATCTACAGGTTAAAGAGAATAATGGGAATAATTTTAGTAGTTTGTGGTGTATTTTTGATGCTTAAGGGATTTATACCTAATGATAAAATAGATCAACTTATAAATTAA
- a CDS encoding TAT-variant-translocated molybdopterin oxidoreductase — translation MASDKKYWQSVEELKGSSIVETLSKNEFVEELPTDEFLGDKETLENSSTSRRDFLKYVGFTTAAASLAACEGPVRKAIPYVVKPDDITLGVADWYATSMADGYDFANVLVKTREGRPIQIMPNKEANGTTSARVQAAVLSLYDEKLRLKEPQDKESFLTWADADAKIGAKLNELKEANKPVVLLTGTMASPSTDKIIEGFIAANPNVKHVVYDAVSESGAADAFMAMYGRRVLPNYHLENAKTIVSFGADFLGDFHGGLEKQYIAGRKPEKGFMSYHVQVESNMSLTGANSDKRVVVKPSDQVFALLNLYNAITGANVSSKATSIDATIKVLASDLKKAGSKGVVLIGLNDKNAQLIALAINKALNSEIIDTTNTLNIRKGNDAEVAQLVSDMKAGKIAGLIAYNVDPIYSLSNAADFSEGLEKLEISVALSTENSSTAAAMDFALPMAHFLESWGDTQFDEVTYGLMQPTIQPLFNTRQFQDTLLKWSGDTTKYYDYLKTYATTNVLGGSSWNKALHNGFFTKEAVVSEATLAEVSISDAASKLSSASKQAAGFELNLYTKTGLGDGKQANNPWLQEFPDPITRASWDNYLMMSMADARELGFSNPIKDNGAINGDYAKVTVNGVDVVVPVMVQPGQAIGSVGLALGYGKTFGLKEEMQVGVNAYPLYANGNNIQYGVTIEKVSGTHKFACTQVQKTIAGRHDILKVASLKEVVSSADPKESWNKPAFVSYDHKEVEANTIDLWDEHNRELGHHFNLSIDLSSCTGCGACVVACHVENNVPVVGKREVRVGRDMHWLRIDRYYSSEIATREEAKAQGLSGGDLYKAIETEAENPEVTFQPMMCQHCNHAPCETVCPVAATSHGRQGQNQMAYNRCVGTRYCANNCPYRVRRFNWFQYPNNNEFDFNMNNDYGKMVLNPDVVVRSRGVMEKCSMCIQMTQATILKAKKEGRAVNTDEFETACSSACTTGAMVFGDVNNKEDEVAALAADDRSYHVLDYLQTKPNVVYQVKVRNTNEA, via the coding sequence ATGGCTTCAGACAAAAAATACTGGCAAAGTGTTGAGGAACTTAAAGGTAGTTCTATTGTTGAAACGTTAAGTAAAAACGAATTTGTAGAAGAACTTCCTACAGATGAGTTTTTAGGTGATAAAGAAACTTTAGAGAATTCTTCTACTTCGCGTAGAGACTTTTTAAAATATGTTGGTTTTACTACAGCTGCTGCTTCTTTAGCCGCTTGTGAAGGACCGGTTAGAAAGGCTATTCCTTATGTTGTAAAACCAGACGATATAACTCTTGGAGTTGCAGATTGGTATGCAACATCTATGGCAGATGGATACGATTTTGCAAATGTGTTGGTTAAAACACGTGAAGGTCGTCCTATTCAAATAATGCCAAATAAAGAAGCAAACGGAACAACTAGTGCAAGAGTGCAAGCTGCTGTTCTTTCTTTATATGATGAAAAATTACGTTTAAAAGAACCTCAAGATAAAGAGTCTTTCTTAACTTGGGCAGATGCTGATGCTAAAATTGGTGCAAAATTAAACGAATTAAAAGAAGCAAATAAACCTGTTGTGTTATTAACAGGTACAATGGCTAGTCCATCTACAGATAAAATTATTGAAGGATTTATTGCGGCAAATCCAAATGTAAAACATGTGGTTTACGATGCGGTTTCAGAATCTGGAGCGGCAGATGCTTTTATGGCAATGTACGGTAGACGTGTATTACCAAATTATCATTTAGAAAATGCAAAAACAATTGTTTCTTTTGGTGCAGATTTTCTTGGAGATTTCCACGGAGGTTTAGAAAAGCAATACATTGCTGGTAGAAAACCAGAAAAAGGATTCATGTCTTACCATGTACAGGTAGAGAGTAATATGTCTTTAACAGGTGCTAATTCTGATAAAAGAGTGGTTGTAAAACCTTCTGATCAGGTATTTGCATTGTTAAATTTATACAACGCTATTACAGGAGCTAACGTTTCTTCTAAAGCAACTTCTATAGATGCAACAATTAAAGTACTTGCCTCAGATTTAAAGAAAGCGGGTTCTAAAGGTGTTGTGTTAATAGGTTTAAATGATAAAAATGCACAACTAATTGCTTTGGCAATTAACAAAGCATTAAATAGTGAAATTATTGATACAACAAATACGCTAAACATCCGTAAAGGAAATGATGCAGAAGTTGCTCAATTAGTTTCAGATATGAAAGCTGGTAAAATTGCAGGTTTAATAGCTTACAATGTAGACCCTATTTATTCATTATCAAACGCAGCAGATTTCTCTGAGGGATTAGAGAAATTAGAAATTTCAGTTGCATTGTCTACAGAAAATAGTAGTACAGCGGCTGCTATGGATTTTGCATTGCCAATGGCACACTTTTTAGAATCTTGGGGAGATACTCAATTCGATGAAGTAACGTATGGTTTAATGCAACCAACAATTCAACCATTATTTAATACACGTCAGTTTCAAGATACGTTATTAAAATGGTCTGGAGATACTACAAAATATTACGATTATTTAAAAACGTATGCTACTACCAATGTTTTAGGTGGAAGCTCTTGGAATAAAGCTTTACATAACGGTTTCTTTACAAAAGAAGCAGTTGTTTCTGAGGCTACTTTAGCTGAAGTATCTATTTCTGATGCTGCATCTAAACTTTCTAGTGCATCTAAACAAGCTGCTGGTTTTGAATTAAACTTATATACTAAAACAGGTTTAGGAGACGGTAAACAAGCAAACAATCCTTGGTTGCAAGAATTTCCAGATCCTATTACAAGAGCTTCTTGGGATAATTACTTAATGATGTCTATGGCAGATGCCAGAGAATTAGGTTTTTCTAATCCTATAAAAGATAATGGAGCTATCAATGGAGATTATGCCAAAGTAACAGTTAATGGTGTTGATGTTGTTGTTCCGGTTATGGTGCAACCTGGTCAGGCTATCGGTTCTGTAGGTTTAGCTTTAGGTTATGGTAAAACTTTTGGTTTAAAAGAAGAAATGCAAGTTGGTGTTAATGCTTATCCATTATATGCTAACGGAAACAATATACAATACGGAGTTACTATAGAAAAAGTATCTGGGACACATAAATTTGCTTGTACACAAGTACAAAAAACAATTGCTGGTCGTCATGATATCTTAAAAGTAGCTTCTTTAAAAGAGGTAGTAAGTAGTGCAGATCCAAAAGAGTCTTGGAACAAACCTGCTTTTGTATCTTATGATCATAAAGAAGTTGAAGCAAATACCATAGATTTATGGGATGAGCATAATAGAGAATTAGGACATCATTTTAATTTATCTATAGATTTATCATCTTGTACTGGTTGTGGTGCGTGTGTAGTTGCTTGTCATGTAGAGAACAATGTACCTGTAGTAGGGAAAAGAGAAGTAAGAGTTGGTAGAGATATGCATTGGTTGCGTATCGATAGATACTATTCTTCTGAAATTGCAACTCGAGAGGAAGCAAAAGCGCAGGGCTTAAGTGGAGGAGACTTGTATAAAGCTATAGAAACTGAAGCAGAAAATCCAGAGGTTACTTTTCAACCAATGATGTGTCAGCACTGTAATCATGCTCCTTGTGAGACGGTTTGTCCAGTTGCAGCAACATCTCATGGTCGTCAAGGGCAAAACCAAATGGCATATAACAGATGTGTGGGTACAAGATATTGTGCAAACAACTGTCCGTATAGAGTTCGTCGTTTTAATTGGTTTCAATATCCAAATAACAATGAGTTTGATTTCAATATGAATAATGACTACGGTAAAATGGTGTTAAACCCAGATGTTGTGGTTCGTTCTAGAGGAGTTATGGAAAAATGTTCTATGTGTATTCAAATGACACAAGCAACTATTTTAAAAGCTAAGAAAGAAGGAAGAGCAGTAAATACAGATGAGTTTGAAACAGCTTGTTCATCAGCTTGTACAACTGGAGCTATGGTTTTTGGAGATGTTAACAATAAGGAAGATGAAGTTGCTGCTTTAGCTGCAGATGACAGATCTTACCACGTGTTAGATTACCTACAGACCAAACCTAATGTAGTATATCAAGTAAAAGTTAGAAATACAAACGAAGCGTAA
- a CDS encoding cytochrome c oxidase subunit II, translating to MLALFYIFIAVAIGVSFWQITRIMNLRSVIATDKDNATQGRNAIYFMVFLYAMMIYCLIFMNVVLLPESATYEGEHDDNLFDITFWLIGIVQFLMQFILFYFTFKYKGEKGKKAKFYSDSHKLEAIWTITPAVVLVVLIGYGLWQWNNVMDLSDLEDPVVIEVYAQQFRWDARYAGEDNTLGLGNVNYIKGINTLGVDMTDKNAQDDKQVTELYLPKGRKVHFKFRSQDVLHSAFMPHFRAQMNCVPGMVTQFGFTPKYTTEEMRQQSEVIEKTAGINKIRKAKGEDPYVFDYLLLCNKICGASHYNMQMKITVVEPAEYEKWIAEQPTLASVIK from the coding sequence ATGCTAGCTCTATTTTATATTTTTATAGCTGTTGCAATCGGTGTAAGTTTCTGGCAAATAACCAGAATAATGAACTTAAGAAGCGTAATTGCTACTGATAAGGACAATGCTACTCAAGGTAGAAATGCCATTTACTTTATGGTATTCTTATATGCAATGATGATTTATTGCTTAATTTTTATGAATGTTGTTTTATTACCAGAGTCTGCTACCTATGAAGGGGAGCATGACGATAACCTTTTTGATATTACATTTTGGTTAATAGGTATAGTACAATTTTTAATGCAATTCATCCTTTTCTATTTTACTTTTAAATATAAAGGTGAAAAAGGTAAAAAAGCAAAATTCTATTCAGATAGCCATAAATTAGAAGCTATTTGGACTATTACTCCAGCTGTAGTATTAGTTGTTTTAATAGGTTACGGATTATGGCAATGGAATAACGTAATGGATTTATCTGATTTAGAAGATCCTGTTGTTATAGAAGTATATGCACAACAGTTTAGATGGGATGCACGTTATGCAGGTGAGGATAACACACTTGGGTTAGGTAATGTAAATTACATCAAGGGTATTAACACATTGGGTGTTGATATGACAGACAAAAATGCACAAGACGATAAACAAGTAACTGAATTGTATTTGCCGAAGGGTAGAAAGGTTCATTTCAAATTTCGTTCGCAAGACGTACTTCACTCAGCATTTATGCCTCACTTTAGAGCACAAATGAACTGTGTTCCTGGTATGGTTACTCAATTTGGTTTTACACCTAAGTACACAACCGAAGAAATGAGACAACAGTCTGAAGTTATAGAAAAAACTGCAGGAATTAATAAAATAAGAAAAGCCAAAGGAGAAGATCCTTATGTGTTTGATTATTTATTATTATGTAATAAAATTTGTGGTGCTTCTCACTATAACATGCAAATGAAAATTACAGTTGTAGAGCCAGCAGAATATGAGAAATGGATTGCAGAGCAACCTACGTTAGCATCAGTTATTAAATAA
- a CDS encoding cytochrome c produces MKNFKLIIALFTLTSIISCNDKRTPQLQYMPDMYVSVPYDVNGAKSIDGEPVNREPVAGTIPRGGHPAYDIPNTNEGYELAKATGTNPLEATEENLANGKAMYDIYCISCHGKKGDGNGVLSQRDKFSGIPNYKDRDINAGSIYFVIMHGKNLMGSHASQTTYTERWQIVQYVEKLRSEL; encoded by the coding sequence ATGAAGAATTTTAAATTAATTATCGCTTTATTTACTCTTACAAGTATCATTTCTTGTAATGATAAACGAACGCCTCAATTACAATATATGCCAGATATGTATGTGTCTGTACCTTATGATGTAAATGGTGCTAAAAGTATTGATGGAGAACCTGTAAACCGAGAGCCAGTTGCTGGAACAATTCCAAGAGGTGGTCATCCGGCATATGATATTCCTAATACTAATGAAGGTTATGAGTTGGCAAAAGCAACAGGAACAAATCCGTTAGAGGCTACTGAAGAGAATTTAGCAAACGGAAAAGCGATGTACGATATTTACTGTATATCTTGTCATGGAAAAAAAGGTGATGGAAATGGAGTTTTATCTCAAAGAGATAAATTTTCAGGTATTCCAAACTATAAAGATAGAGATATTAACGCAGGTAGTATTTATTTTGTAATTATGCACGGTAAAAACTTAATGGGTTCACATGCATCTCAAACAACGTACACAGAACGTTGGCAGATAGTACAATACGTAGAAAAATTACGTTCAGAATTATAA
- a CDS encoding DUF3341 domain-containing protein: MESSKVIHAFYNDDEVLMDAVKAVKAEHLHIEEVFCPFPVHGLDKAMGLAPTRLAITAFLYGIVGLSFAIWMTNYMMIQDWPQDIGGKPNFSWWANMPAFVPILFELTVFFAAHLMVITFYMRSRIWPFKEAENPDPRTTDDHFLMEIPVNNNEAKITALLAKTGAVEINVVDKH; the protein is encoded by the coding sequence ATGGAATCATCAAAAGTTATTCACGCATTTTATAATGATGACGAAGTTCTAATGGACGCAGTGAAAGCTGTAAAAGCAGAACATCTTCATATAGAAGAAGTATTTTGTCCTTTTCCTGTACATGGTTTAGACAAAGCAATGGGATTAGCACCAACAAGATTGGCAATTACTGCATTTTTATACGGAATTGTAGGATTATCATTTGCAATTTGGATGACTAATTACATGATGATTCAAGATTGGCCGCAAGATATTGGTGGTAAGCCTAACTTTTCTTGGTGGGCTAATATGCCAGCATTTGTACCAATTTTGTTTGAATTAACAGTGTTTTTTGCAGCCCATTTAATGGTAATTACTTTTTATATGAGGAGTAGAATATGGCCATTTAAAGAAGCTGAAAATCCTGACCCAAGAACTACAGATGATCATTTTTTAATGGAAATACCTGTAAATAATAATGAAGCTAAGATTACTGCTTTATTAGCAAAAACAGGAGCTGTAGAAATTAATGTAGTAGACAAGCACTAA
- a CDS encoding quinol:cytochrome C oxidoreductase: MYQFSGKLKTFSLALILVGLVGIGYGFYSAPKTVEEAKEIISHQEAHGDSHATSHEEVKVDEHHSSEAVETHGAVAETHASADAHGEHHDDAHAEHVLHQLKNKPWSALYVSLFFFLGITLLVLAFYAIQRVAQAGWSILLFRVMEAITANLVPTSIVMLIVIGSAVMHWNHMFPWMAEGTFDPTSPNYDPIIDGKSWWINLPGWAIRSVVYLAIWNAYRWFIRRNSIKEDTVNDNHKTYKLSYNVSVGFIFLFMITETLMSWDWIMGLDPHWFSTLFGWYVLASLLVSALTVIAFVTIYLRSKGALPGVNDSHIHDLAKYMFGFSIFWTYLWFAQFMLIWYADIPEETTYFAMRFNEYNLPFLAMVVMNFVFPILLLLNSDFKSIPWFVVIGGVVILLGHYIDIFVMVMPATVGAQWSFGIPEIGSLLFFLGIFIYATFSAFAKANPIPTGNPFLEESEHYHYYNIEHRGEGSGDHH, encoded by the coding sequence ATGTATCAATTCTCAGGTAAATTAAAAACATTCTCATTAGCACTAATACTTGTTGGTTTAGTGGGAATTGGTTATGGTTTTTATTCAGCACCTAAAACGGTAGAAGAAGCTAAAGAAATTATTTCACATCAAGAAGCACATGGCGATAGTCATGCTACTTCACATGAGGAAGTTAAAGTTGATGAACATCATAGTTCAGAAGCTGTTGAAACTCATGGTGCAGTGGCAGAAACTCATGCTTCAGCAGATGCTCATGGTGAACATCATGATGATGCACATGCAGAACATGTTTTACATCAATTAAAAAATAAGCCTTGGTCGGCATTATATGTATCGTTATTTTTCTTTTTAGGAATAACGTTATTAGTATTGGCTTTTTATGCGATTCAAAGAGTTGCTCAAGCAGGTTGGTCTATTTTACTTTTTAGAGTAATGGAAGCAATAACAGCTAATTTAGTACCAACATCTATTGTAATGTTAATAGTTATTGGTTCGGCGGTTATGCATTGGAATCACATGTTCCCTTGGATGGCAGAAGGTACTTTTGATCCTACAAGTCCTAATTATGATCCTATTATAGATGGTAAATCTTGGTGGATTAATCTTCCAGGGTGGGCTATTAGAAGTGTTGTCTATTTAGCAATATGGAATGCATATAGATGGTTTATCCGTAGAAACTCTATTAAAGAAGATACGGTTAATGATAATCATAAAACATATAAGTTAAGTTATAACGTTTCTGTAGGTTTTATATTCTTATTTATGATTACAGAAACTTTAATGTCTTGGGATTGGATTATGGGTCTAGACCCTCACTGGTTCTCTACATTATTTGGATGGTATGTATTGGCTAGTTTACTAGTAAGTGCATTAACTGTAATTGCATTTGTAACAATTTACTTACGATCTAAAGGTGCTTTACCTGGTGTAAATGATAGTCATATTCACGATTTAGCGAAATACATGTTTGGTTTTTCTATCTTTTGGACCTATTTATGGTTTGCACAATTTATGTTAATTTGGTATGCAGATATTCCAGAGGAAACTACATACTTTGCAATGAGATTTAATGAATACAATTTACCGTTCTTGGCAATGGTAGTTATGAACTTTGTTTTTCCTATATTGCTATTGTTAAATAGTGACTTTAAAAGTATTCCTTGGTTTGTAGTTATTGGAGGTGTTGTTATCCTTTTAGGTCATTATATAGATATTTTTGTAATGGTAATGCCTGCTACGGTAGGTGCTCAATGGTCATTTGGAATTCCTGAAATTGGTTCGTTATTGTTCTTCTTAGGAATCTTTATTTATGCTACATTTAGTGCATTCGCAAAAGCAAATCCAATACCAACAGGAAATCCATTCTTAGAAGAAAGTGAACATTATCACTATTATAATATTGAACACAGAGGTGAAGGTTCAGGAGATCATCATTAA
- a CDS encoding cbb3-type cytochrome c oxidase subunit I has protein sequence MSEHHHKETFVTKYIFSQDHKMISKQFLVTGMFMGIIGVLMSMLFRIQIAWPEQSFSIVEAFLGHHQTDGIMDPDMYLALVTIHGTIMVFFVLTAGLSGTFSNLLIPLQIGARDMASGFLNMVSYWLFFLSSVIMVFSLFLEAGPASAGWTIYPPLSALPQAIPGSGMGMTLWLVSIAIFIASSLIGSLNYIVTVFNLRTKGMKMTRLPLTIWAFFITAVIGLVSFPVLLSAALLLIFDRSFGTSFYLSDIFISGEVLHYQGGSPVLFEHLFWFLGHPEVYIVILPAMGIVSEILAINSRKPIFGYRAMIGSIIAIAFLSTIVWGHHMFVSGMNPFLGSVFTFTTLLIAIPSAVKSFNWVTTLWKSNLQLNPATLFSIGLVSTFITGGLTGIVLGDSALDINVHDTYFVIAHFHLVMGVSAIFGMFAGVYHWFPKMYGRMMNKTLGYWHFWLSIICAYGVFWPMHFIGLAGLPRRYYTNTNFPMFDDLSDINKVITLFALVGGVAQLFFLANFFISIYRGKVATQNPWKANSLEWTTPVEHVHGNWPGKLPEVHRWAYDYSKRVDADDDDSDYLHGQDYVLQTVPLLEGEEPS, from the coding sequence ATGTCAGAACATCATCATAAAGAAACATTTGTAACAAAATATATTTTTAGTCAAGATCACAAAATGATTTCTAAGCAGTTCCTAGTAACTGGTATGTTTATGGGAATTATTGGGGTGTTAATGTCTATGTTATTTCGTATACAAATAGCGTGGCCAGAACAATCATTCTCTATTGTTGAGGCATTTTTAGGTCATCATCAAACGGATGGAATAATGGATCCAGATATGTACTTAGCATTGGTAACAATACATGGTACTATAATGGTGTTTTTTGTATTAACTGCGGGTTTAAGTGGTACTTTTTCAAATTTATTAATTCCATTGCAAATTGGTGCTAGAGATATGGCTTCTGGTTTCTTAAATATGGTTTCATACTGGTTATTCTTTTTATCAAGTGTAATCATGGTGTTTTCTTTATTTCTTGAAGCAGGACCAGCATCTGCAGGGTGGACTATTTATCCACCATTAAGTGCTTTACCACAAGCAATTCCAGGTTCTGGAATGGGTATGACCTTATGGTTGGTTTCTATTGCAATCTTTATTGCTTCTTCTTTAATTGGATCTTTAAACTATATAGTTACTGTATTTAATTTAAGAACAAAAGGAATGAAAATGACTAGATTGCCTTTAACAATTTGGGCTTTCTTTATTACCGCAGTTATTGGGTTAGTTTCTTTCCCAGTATTATTATCTGCAGCGTTATTATTGATTTTTGATAGAAGTTTTGGAACTTCATTTTATTTATCAGATATCTTTATTTCTGGAGAAGTTTTACATTACCAAGGTGGATCACCAGTATTATTTGAACACTTATTTTGGTTCTTAGGTCACCCGGAAGTATATATTGTAATTTTACCTGCAATGGGTATTGTTTCTGAAATTTTAGCGATTAATTCTCGTAAACCTATTTTTGGTTACCGTGCAATGATTGGTTCTATTATAGCAATTGCGTTTTTATCTACGATTGTTTGGGGACACCACATGTTTGTTTCTGGTATGAATCCTTTCTTAGGTTCTGTATTTACGTTTACAACTTTATTAATTGCAATACCTTCTGCAGTTAAATCTTTTAACTGGGTTACTACCTTATGGAAAAGTAATCTGCAGTTAAACCCAGCCACGTTATTTTCTATCGGATTAGTTTCTACGTTTATAACAGGAGGTTTAACAGGAATCGTTTTAGGAGATTCTGCATTAGATATTAATGTGCATGATACTTATTTTGTAATAGCGCATTTTCACTTGGTAATGGGAGTATCTGCAATTTTTGGGATGTTTGCTGGTGTATATCACTGGTTTCCTAAAATGTACGGTAGAATGATGAATAAAACATTAGGATATTGGCACTTTTGGTTAAGCATTATTTGTGCTTATGGAGTTTTCTGGCCAATGCACTTTATCGGGTTAGCTGGTTTGCCTAGAAGATATTATACAAATACTAATTTCCCTATGTTTGATGATTTGTCTGACATTAATAAAGTGATTACATTATTTGCTTTAGTGGGTGGTGTTGCACAATTGTTCTTTCTTGCAAATTTCTTTATCTCTATTTATAGAGGGAAAGTAGCAACTCAGAATCCTTGGAAAGCAAATTCTTTAGAATGGACAACTCCAGTAGAACATGTTCATGGAAACTGGCCAGGGAAGTTACCTGAGGTTCATAGATGGGCGTATGACTATAGTAAACGTGTTGATGCTGATGATGATGATAGTGATTATCTACACGGTCAAGATTACGTTTTACAAACCGTACCTTTATTAGAGGGTGAAGAGCCTTCTTAG
- the nrfD gene encoding NrfD/PsrC family molybdoenzyme membrane anchor subunit: MSHYEAPIREPLVLGDKSYHDITEDIAKPIEGAANKNWYIAFYISLAGMLWGFGCIFYTVGTGIGVWGLNKNIGWAWDITNFVWWVGIGHAGTLISAVLLLFRQKWRMAINRSAEAMTIFAVFQAGLFPIIHMGRPWNGYWVLPMPNQFGSLWVNFNSPLLWDVFAISTYLSVSLVFWWTGLLPDFAMIRDRAVKPFQKKIYALLSFGWSGRAKDWQRFEEVSLVLAGLATPLVLSVHTIVSMDFATSINPGWHSTIFPPYFVAGAIFSGFAMVQTLLGIMRKVTNLEDYITRMHIEYMNMVIILTGGIVAVAYATEFFIAWYTGSPYENYTYLSVGAATGPYAWAFWSLIIFNIITPQLLWIKKFRRSFIITFIISIAINIGMWFERFDIIAIVLSKGHLPSTWWRFEPTFVDVGIFVGTIGFFGVLFLLYARTFPVIAQAEVKTILKSSGEFYKKRREQGIPTKPAINVANAAGTTDKSNKE, translated from the coding sequence ATGTCTCATTACGAAGCACCCATAAGGGAACCTTTAGTATTAGGTGATAAAAGTTATCACGATATTACAGAAGACATTGCAAAGCCTATTGAAGGAGCTGCAAATAAAAACTGGTACATCGCGTTTTATATTTCTTTAGCAGGTATGCTATGGGGATTTGGATGTATTTTTTACACCGTAGGAACCGGTATTGGAGTTTGGGGATTGAACAAGAACATTGGATGGGCTTGGGATATTACAAACTTTGTATGGTGGGTTGGTATCGGTCACGCAGGAACATTAATTTCTGCTGTACTTTTACTATTCCGTCAAAAATGGAGAATGGCAATTAATCGTTCTGCAGAAGCAATGACAATTTTCGCCGTTTTTCAGGCAGGATTGTTTCCTATTATTCACATGGGTAGACCATGGAATGGGTATTGGGTATTGCCAATGCCGAATCAATTTGGTTCTTTGTGGGTAAACTTTAACTCACCATTATTATGGGATGTTTTTGCAATATCAACGTATTTATCTGTATCGTTAGTTTTCTGGTGGACAGGTTTATTACCAGATTTTGCAATGATTAGAGATAGAGCTGTGAAGCCTTTTCAAAAGAAAATATATGCTTTGTTATCTTTCGGTTGGTCCGGTAGAGCAAAAGATTGGCAACGTTTTGAAGAAGTATCTTTGGTTCTTGCCGGTTTAGCAACACCATTAGTACTTTCTGTACACACAATTGTATCTATGGATTTTGCTACTTCTATTAACCCAGGATGGCACTCAACTATTTTTCCTCCTTATTTCGTGGCAGGAGCAATCTTTTCTGGATTTGCAATGGTACAAACGTTATTAGGAATTATGAGAAAGGTTACGAATTTAGAAGACTACATTACACGTATGCATATTGAATATATGAATATGGTAATTATCTTAACAGGTGGTATAGTCGCTGTAGCGTATGCAACAGAGTTCTTTATTGCTTGGTATACAGGTTCACCTTACGAAAATTATACATATTTATCTGTAGGTGCAGCAACTGGTCCTTATGCTTGGGCATTCTGGTCGCTGATTATATTTAATATTATTACACCTCAGTTACTTTGGATTAAGAAATTTAGAAGAAGTTTTATAATTACTTTTATTATTTCTATCGCCATTAATATTGGTATGTGGTTTGAACGTTTCGATATTATTGCAATTGTATTAAGTAAAGGTCATTTACCATCTACATGGTGGCGTTTTGAACCTACGTTTGTAGATGTTGGTATTTTTGTAGGAACAATAGGATTCTTTGGTGTATTATTTTTATTATATGCAAGAACATTCCCAGTTATTGCACAAGCGGAAGTAAAAACAATTTTAAAATCTTCTGGTGAATTTTACAAGAAGAGAAGAGAACAAGGTATACCAACTAAGCCAGCTATTAATGTAGCAAACGCAGCAGGTACAACTGATAAATCTAATAAAGAATAA